A genomic segment from Candidatus Borkfalkia ceftriaxoniphila encodes:
- a CDS encoding ABC transporter ATP-binding protein, which translates to MEQKNNSPAVVQIQGLYKKYSKKADYAIENVTFSCHEGEIVGLLGHNGAGKSTTLKCLEGMLPFEKGSISISGYDIKKEPVKAKMNMGFVTDNHAVFVKMTGIQYVSFMADVYKVSTKLRKERLDALEQVFQLGDAINNLVSSYSHGMRQKICMMASLIHAPKLWILDEPMTGLDPRTMRAVQDFMRGYAKAGNCIIFSSHALNTVAKLCDRVVLIRKGKQISDINVKEIIARDPYFDFEEYFLQNERQN; encoded by the coding sequence ATGGAACAAAAAAACAACTCGCCCGCGGTCGTGCAAATTCAGGGCTTGTATAAAAAGTACTCGAAAAAAGCGGATTATGCGATCGAAAACGTGACGTTTTCTTGTCACGAGGGAGAGATCGTGGGGCTTTTGGGCCACAACGGCGCAGGGAAGTCTACCACGCTGAAATGTCTGGAGGGGATGCTGCCTTTTGAAAAAGGCAGCATCTCGATCTCGGGTTACGATATCAAAAAGGAACCCGTGAAAGCCAAAATGAACATGGGATTTGTCACCGATAATCACGCCGTGTTCGTGAAAATGACTGGCATTCAATACGTTTCGTTTATGGCGGACGTCTACAAAGTGTCCACGAAACTTCGCAAAGAGCGCCTCGATGCGCTCGAACAGGTTTTTCAGTTGGGGGACGCGATCAACAACCTCGTGTCCTCTTATTCGCACGGAATGCGCCAGAAGATCTGCATGATGGCTTCGCTCATTCACGCGCCCAAACTGTGGATATTGGACGAACCGATGACGGGACTGGATCCCCGCACTATGCGCGCCGTGCAGGATTTTATGCGCGGCTACGCCAAGGCGGGCAACTGCATTATCTTTTCTTCGCACGCGCTCAACACGGTCGCAAAACTTTGCGACCGCGTCGTGCTGATCAGAAAGGGCAAACAAATTTCCGATATCAACGTAAAAGAAATCATCGCGCGCGATCCTTATTTTGATTTCGAGGAGTACTTTTTACAAAATGAAAGACAAAATTGA
- a CDS encoding transporter substrate-binding domain-containing protein — protein sequence MKKVVLAVIAALLASVLCFAIVGCASPENVKVIDVKLTDESYAYAVKEGNKELLDKVNEFMGKLKSSEGIDGVTLDSIVEKEGNGKLGDIGSVQTVSKDRSKELVVSTNAEFAPFEYMDGSKLAGIDMHVAKMMAEYMGKTLVVLNMNFDASILAAADGSSDICMAGLTISEERDKTLDFSVEYYQATQKIAVKESDTTFDNCKTVEDVEKILKELTGKKAGAATAQTGYLYLVGDEGFGFTGFKNIDAKSYDSIGLAVKDLSNGKIDFVVADGTTLGLVVKGING from the coding sequence ATGAAGAAAGTAGTTTTGGCTGTCATCGCCGCGTTATTGGCGTCGGTACTCTGTTTCGCGATCGTCGGTTGCGCATCGCCGGAAAATGTAAAAGTGATCGACGTAAAACTGACGGACGAAAGTTATGCTTATGCTGTGAAAGAGGGTAACAAAGAACTTTTGGACAAAGTCAACGAGTTTATGGGCAAGCTCAAGAGCAGTGAAGGAATCGACGGCGTCACGCTGGATTCCATCGTCGAAAAGGAAGGAAACGGAAAATTGGGCGATATCGGCTCTGTGCAGACCGTGTCCAAAGACAGGAGCAAAGAATTGGTCGTTTCGACCAATGCGGAATTTGCGCCTTTCGAATATATGGACGGTTCTAAATTGGCGGGTATCGATATGCATGTCGCAAAAATGATGGCGGAATACATGGGCAAAACGCTTGTCGTTTTGAATATGAATTTCGATGCTTCCATTCTTGCCGCAGCGGATGGCAGTTCAGATATTTGCATGGCTGGCTTGACTATCTCCGAAGAAAGAGATAAAACGTTGGATTTCAGCGTTGAATATTACCAGGCCACGCAGAAGATCGCGGTGAAAGAATCCGACACGACTTTTGATAACTGCAAGACCGTCGAAGATGTGGAAAAGATTTTGAAAGAATTGACAGGCAAAAAGGCGGGCGCAGCTACAGCGCAGACGGGATATTTATATTTGGTCGGAGACGAAGGGTTCGGCTTTACCGGATTCAAGAATATAGATGCGAAATCTTACGATTCCATAGGCTTGGCAGTCAAAGATCTGTCAAACGGAAAGATTGATTTCGTTGTCGCCGACGGTACTACGCTCGGATTGGTCGTAAAGGGTATTAACGGTTAA
- a CDS encoding transporter substrate-binding domain-containing protein encodes MKKFFTLLLALVMTAAIGVTMSGCSKELIGFDIELAKAVADKLGVGVSFVEINWDTKEAELDNRSIDAAWNGFTYTKARDEGYFDEDRNQQIGGLDFTGMYMENKQVAVVKKENAEKFGTLEGLKSAKSMVAEAGSAGFTTIQDVFEKEPVPAKKQLDIFTEVSSGASDVGVIDAVMAGYYITSETGAYHESLSVVEIEGVEKEFYAVGCREKSNLPAVFNHVLAGLWADGTIRKIGEKYGLQDVLVNGFGEYDENYQFPTDGDYAAVLKAKKFVVGYTVFAPMAYKG; translated from the coding sequence ATGAAAAAATTTTTCACTCTGCTGCTCGCGCTCGTAATGACGGCTGCGATCGGCGTAACCATGTCGGGCTGCAGCAAAGAACTGATCGGATTCGATATCGAACTCGCAAAAGCGGTCGCGGATAAACTGGGCGTGGGTGTCAGTTTCGTGGAGATCAACTGGGACACCAAAGAGGCGGAATTGGATAACCGCAGCATTGACGCGGCGTGGAACGGCTTTACCTACACGAAAGCGCGCGACGAAGGATACTTCGACGAGGACAGAAACCAGCAGATCGGCGGTTTGGATTTTACGGGAATGTATATGGAAAATAAGCAGGTAGCCGTTGTCAAAAAGGAGAACGCCGAAAAGTTCGGCACGCTGGAAGGTTTGAAGAGCGCTAAATCCATGGTCGCAGAGGCCGGCTCCGCAGGGTTTACGACAATTCAGGACGTGTTCGAAAAGGAGCCTGTTCCCGCGAAAAAACAGTTGGATATATTCACCGAAGTATCTTCGGGTGCGAGCGACGTCGGCGTGATCGATGCGGTGATGGCAGGGTACTATATCACCTCTGAAACGGGCGCCTATCACGAATCTCTGTCGGTCGTGGAGATCGAGGGCGTCGAAAAAGAATTCTATGCGGTCGGTTGCCGCGAAAAAAGCAATCTTCCCGCCGTATTCAACCACGTCCTCGCGGGATTATGGGCAGACGGGACCATTCGTAAGATCGGCGAAAAATACGGTTTGCAGGACGTGCTCGTCAACGGATTCGGCGAATACGACGAAAACTACCAATTCCCTACGGACGGCGATTATGCGGCCGTATTGAAAGCGAAAAAATTCGTTGTCGGCTATACGGTATTCGCGCCCATGGCGTATAAAGGCTGA
- a CDS encoding amino acid ABC transporter permease, translating into MFIEIIGELALGFLTTLELFALTLVFALPLGLLVAFCTMSRFYPLRMLFKLIVWVVRGTPLMLQLLIIFYGPGLLGLPAFSNRFLAAVIAFVINYACYFSEIYRGGIQSISKGQYEAGQVLGMTRSQIFMRVVLLQVIRRVLAPMSNEVMTLVKDTSLANTISVIEIIRVATTISSTYAVNIIFPILYAGVFYLAFIGILTLLFGWLEKKLNYFRV; encoded by the coding sequence ATGTTTATCGAAATTATCGGCGAACTGGCGTTGGGGTTCCTTACCACTTTGGAATTGTTTGCCCTGACGCTCGTTTTCGCTCTGCCGCTCGGGCTGTTGGTCGCATTCTGCACCATGTCCAGATTTTACCCGCTACGTATGCTCTTCAAACTGATAGTCTGGGTAGTCCGCGGAACGCCCCTCATGTTGCAACTTCTGATCATCTTTTACGGCCCGGGGCTTTTGGGGTTGCCCGCGTTCAGCAACCGTTTTTTGGCGGCTGTCATCGCGTTCGTCATCAATTACGCGTGTTATTTTTCCGAGATATACCGCGGCGGGATCCAGAGCATTTCCAAAGGGCAGTACGAGGCGGGGCAGGTCTTGGGAATGACGCGTTCGCAGATCTTTATGCGCGTCGTGTTGCTGCAAGTGATCCGCCGCGTGCTCGCGCCGATGAGCAACGAAGTCATGACGCTCGTCAAAGACACGTCGCTCGCGAATACTATTTCGGTTATCGAGATCATCCGCGTCGCAACGACGATCTCCTCGACCTACGCGGTCAACATCATCTTTCCGATCTTATATGCGGGCGTATTTTACCTTGCGTTTATCGGCATCCTGACGCTGCTGTTCGGGTGGCTGGAAAAGAAACTCAATTATTTCAGGGTGTAG
- a CDS encoding amino acid ABC transporter permease has translation MSFGKMWNIFVDELINGAYVNILIGLRNTLIIAILGLFIGIIIGTLIAAIKVAENRNTIAKVFARIGDIYTALFRGTPIVVQLLVFHYIVFPVLGINLNAVIEAVLVFGMNSSAYVAEIMRGGILSVDNGQYEAGRTLGMGYTSTMVRIVFPQAIKNVLPTLGNELIMLLKDTSVASFITVVDLTKAFTLIPGKTYEYMVPYLMLAVCYLILVLLATVLIRFVERRLRKSERKR, from the coding sequence ATGTCGTTTGGGAAAATGTGGAACATCTTCGTTGACGAATTGATTAACGGAGCATATGTCAATATCTTGATCGGGCTGAGAAATACTCTGATCATCGCCATTTTGGGCCTTTTCATCGGGATCATTATCGGAACGCTGATTGCCGCTATTAAAGTTGCGGAGAATCGGAATACGATCGCTAAAGTTTTTGCGCGTATCGGCGATATCTATACTGCGTTATTCCGCGGTACGCCGATCGTCGTACAGTTGCTTGTTTTCCATTATATCGTTTTTCCCGTTTTAGGCATCAATCTGAACGCGGTGATAGAGGCTGTTCTTGTGTTCGGAATGAACAGCAGCGCCTACGTTGCGGAGATCATGCGCGGCGGCATATTGTCTGTGGATAACGGGCAATACGAGGCAGGAAGGACGCTCGGTATGGGATATACGTCTACGATGGTGCGCATAGTTTTTCCGCAGGCTATAAAAAATGTTTTGCCTACGCTCGGCAATGAATTGATTATGCTTTTGAAAGATACTTCTGTTGCGAGCTTTATCACCGTAGTCGATCTTACAAAGGCGTTTACGCTTATTCCCGGTAAAACATACGAATATATGGTTCCTTATTTGATGCTCGCTGTATGTTATCTGATTCTTGTTTTACTTGCTACGGTTTTGATCCGTTTTGTGGAAAGGAGGTTGCGTAAGAGTGAAAGAAAACGCTGA
- a CDS encoding amino acid ABC transporter ATP-binding protein, whose product MIDVVHLSKHFGDLVVLDDISDTVYEGEKVCIIGPSGSGKSTYLRCLNVLEDPTSGKVIFDGEDLCDLKVDINLHRQKMGMVFQQFNLFNNMTVKKNITMAPVHIGKKKIRTVKRKNFFTRIANVFRREKKPLLDLPYTVSEMKANAEATAMRLLERIGLSDKADVYPSTLSGGQRQRIAIVRALAMNPKVMLFDEPTSALDPEMVGEVLEVIKELADEGMTMVIVTHEMGFAREVATRVLFMDGGKIVEQGPPAEIFGNPQNQRLKDFLSKVL is encoded by the coding sequence ATGATCGACGTTGTGCACCTTTCCAAACATTTCGGCGATTTAGTCGTTCTGGACGATATTTCCGATACGGTGTACGAAGGGGAAAAGGTCTGCATCATCGGGCCTTCGGGCAGCGGCAAGAGCACTTATCTCCGCTGTCTGAACGTTCTCGAAGACCCTACGTCGGGCAAAGTCATCTTTGACGGCGAAGATTTGTGCGATTTGAAAGTCGACATCAATCTGCACCGCCAGAAAATGGGCATGGTGTTCCAGCAGTTTAATCTGTTCAACAACATGACCGTGAAAAAGAACATCACGATGGCGCCCGTGCATATCGGCAAAAAGAAGATACGGACCGTCAAAAGAAAAAATTTCTTTACGAGGATCGCCAATGTATTCCGCAGGGAGAAAAAGCCGCTCCTCGATTTGCCGTATACGGTGAGCGAGATGAAAGCAAACGCCGAGGCGACCGCCATGCGCCTGTTGGAGCGCATCGGTCTTTCGGATAAGGCGGACGTATATCCCTCCACGCTTTCGGGCGGACAGCGGCAGCGCATCGCCATTGTGCGCGCGCTCGCCATGAACCCAAAAGTCATGCTTTTCGACGAGCCGACGAGCGCGCTCGATCCGGAAATGGTGGGCGAAGTGCTCGAAGTCATCAAGGAACTTGCCGACGAGGGCATGACCATGGTCATCGTCACGCACGAGATGGGTTTTGCGCGCGAGGTCGCCACCCGCGTTCTCTTTATGGACGGGGGCAAGATTGTTGAACAGGGCCCTCCCGCGGAGATTTTCGGGAATCCGCAGAATCAACGCTTAAAGGATTTTCTCTCCAAAGTACTTTAA
- a CDS encoding amino acid ABC transporter ATP-binding protein has product MAFLEIKNYRKNFGENEVLKGISFGLEKGQVLAVIGSSGGGKTTLLRCLNFLEIPDAGELYLNGEKLFDAAELGKKAVKDIRKKRLHFGLVFQSFNLFPQYTVFQNITLAQNLLDKENFKNQKKELRASLKECGPDERKEKKEEQKRVLQEIRSTQKARAEEKANSLLDRVGLTEKRNAYPYELSGGQQQRVAIARALALNPDILCFDEPTSALDPELTGEVLKVIKGLKSSDSTMIVVTHEMEFARNVADLVIFMADGVIEEMGTPAEVFDFPKSDKTRAFLQKSLEQTL; this is encoded by the coding sequence ATGGCGTTTTTGGAAATTAAAAATTATCGGAAAAATTTCGGCGAGAACGAGGTGCTCAAAGGCATTTCTTTCGGGCTGGAAAAGGGACAGGTGCTCGCGGTCATCGGCTCTTCGGGCGGCGGCAAGACCACGCTTTTGCGCTGTCTGAATTTTTTGGAGATACCCGACGCGGGCGAATTGTATTTAAACGGTGAAAAACTGTTCGACGCTGCCGAACTCGGTAAAAAAGCGGTGAAGGATATCCGCAAAAAGCGCCTGCATTTCGGGCTGGTGTTCCAGTCGTTTAATCTGTTTCCGCAGTACACCGTATTTCAGAATATCACGCTGGCGCAAAACCTTTTGGACAAAGAAAATTTCAAAAATCAGAAGAAAGAATTGCGCGCGTCTTTAAAAGAGTGCGGTCCCGACGAGCGTAAAGAAAAAAAAGAAGAACAAAAGCGCGTATTGCAGGAGATCCGCTCCACGCAAAAAGCGCGTGCCGAGGAAAAGGCGAATTCCCTTTTGGACAGGGTAGGGCTGACCGAAAAACGCAACGCCTACCCGTACGAACTTTCGGGCGGGCAGCAGCAGCGCGTGGCGATCGCCCGTGCGCTCGCGCTCAATCCCGATATCCTCTGTTTTGACGAGCCGACGAGCGCGCTCGATCCCGAACTTACGGGCGAGGTGCTGAAAGTGATCAAGGGGCTGAAATCTTCGGACAGCACCATGATCGTGGTCACGCATGAAATGGAATTCGCGCGCAACGTGGCGGATCTGGTCATCTTTATGGCGGACGGCGTCATCGAGGAGATGGGCACGCCCGCGGAAGTATTCGATTTCCCGAAGAGCGACAAGACGCGCGCGTTCCTGCAAAAATCATTGGAGCAGACGCTATGA
- a CDS encoding Ig-like domain-containing protein produces the protein MRKNVIALMLVLPLLFIFVVFSSGNVASLGVSVSASGIEILEKPEHDTLRLDLASYNNDTRLSAEVRPANASNKEYSFRVEEVEGSEFADVSVKEDGTLIAKSAGSARVVAVSKDGGYTDSLTVIVGSSKPYDFDFTLFSFGDADRENILTSSESGYTAQAFSGRFGFQTTIVPSGFAGAKIQVLSGFAEIDEGAATILLPFSGRTVLSVTVEGGLGGDLRKTVTLDVSKTATVSGFTVNGGTGQVLSLEKESEQTSFYVESDSEPTVAENANVAESEVTMLSAGRYRVDVRFAEMHDSEFTVSVSAGGKIEEVGISFEDFAFSLRSELPVQSGNGATVLLDTPVAFYAVPSVIVNGITYRWSVTNTADAAQIELSQNDSGSVCTLTARVGTAFTLQAQAYRNNKPMDIYPAELEIEAVRSVTAVQFTDKSSVGLAGRTTIAGERYDGTGDKTVSNIYELKVLAYNVDEAVDGLSDLDFTVSDERVAKLSVTDDRVTLSPVGTGEVTVTASWQGNDSFGKNVRATVTFNVAHRAVQVQTSAQLFKETKAGKAVVLGGNIKLGTNAAGEVLPLSERESMLGKMKSTYNIEFYKNTNAEENAYVKYVLEFKNDVYGNGYSIDAEYFTNARDGTGQPLLFRGPLYFVSYGQVASVAGQDNAAFLIRTDGVTLYNVTLLGCSDESLQTEGGGYDLSNLNNVGTTLEINADAQILNCRIRNGRNVVRAYGGNRDGSKYFIDSLSENKGAENERIDVRIEGCVISQGREFLLKIGANRALRASKALSSDVAACIEPNLLDENGNAYRAQSNQYLNDEYFYKTYVMTDVVLKDSVLETSGLFTVGVESNFSGTVLYKDSADQGLNFEGWSGSGGTSFASVLRLEGDVRLYDWKDLSLVDSSTLIDTEMSDLKLNIGAMLDFVCSKDPARYGNLIQIVDGKQYVHGGIAYYGGGKNYAQLSLASQIASLSDYSCYYVNIDVLKDAEGDVGHQGQILPLAAGTQDFRFYMYGSDSANNYQKQQSDTAAGIKYAGVKAVPLF, from the coding sequence ATGAGAAAAAATGTCATTGCATTGATGCTTGTCTTGCCGTTGCTCTTCATATTCGTCGTGTTTTCTTCGGGCAACGTGGCGAGTCTGGGCGTGTCCGTTTCGGCGAGCGGCATCGAAATTCTGGAAAAACCCGAACACGATACTCTTCGCCTGGATCTTGCGAGTTATAATAACGATACTCGCCTGAGCGCGGAAGTGCGCCCCGCCAACGCGAGCAACAAAGAATATTCTTTCCGCGTGGAAGAAGTGGAAGGCAGCGAATTTGCCGACGTTTCCGTGAAAGAAGACGGAACGCTGATCGCCAAGAGCGCTGGTTCGGCGCGCGTCGTGGCCGTAAGCAAAGACGGCGGTTACACCGATTCTCTGACGGTGATCGTCGGTTCTTCGAAACCTTACGATTTTGATTTTACTCTCTTTTCTTTCGGCGATGCCGACCGCGAAAATATTCTGACGTCGTCGGAAAGCGGCTATACTGCGCAAGCGTTTTCGGGACGGTTCGGATTTCAGACGACGATCGTGCCGAGCGGGTTTGCGGGGGCGAAGATACAAGTGCTGAGCGGCTTTGCCGAGATCGACGAAGGAGCGGCGACGATCCTTTTGCCTTTCAGCGGCAGAACGGTGCTGTCGGTGACCGTAGAGGGAGGGCTCGGCGGCGATCTCCGCAAGACGGTGACGCTCGACGTTTCCAAGACCGCCACCGTATCGGGCTTTACCGTCAACGGCGGCACGGGGCAAGTGTTATCGCTTGAAAAAGAAAGCGAACAGACGAGTTTCTATGTAGAATCGGACAGCGAACCTACGGTCGCGGAAAACGCGAACGTCGCGGAAAGCGAGGTGACGATGCTTTCCGCAGGGCGTTACCGCGTCGACGTGCGGTTTGCCGAAATGCACGACAGCGAGTTTACCGTTTCGGTGAGCGCGGGCGGAAAAATCGAAGAAGTGGGGATTTCGTTCGAAGACTTCGCGTTCTCTCTCCGTTCGGAGTTGCCCGTGCAGAGCGGCAACGGCGCGACCGTACTTTTGGATACGCCCGTCGCCTTTTACGCGGTGCCGTCGGTCATCGTCAACGGCATAACCTACCGTTGGTCGGTCACGAATACGGCGGATGCGGCGCAGATAGAACTTTCGCAGAACGATAGCGGCAGCGTCTGTACGCTGACTGCGCGCGTGGGCACTGCGTTCACGTTGCAGGCGCAGGCTTACCGCAACAATAAGCCGATGGATATTTATCCCGCGGAACTGGAGATCGAAGCGGTGCGTTCCGTCACGGCGGTGCAGTTTACCGATAAGAGCAGCGTTGGGCTGGCGGGGCGCACGACGATCGCGGGCGAGCGCTATGACGGTACGGGCGATAAAACCGTTTCCAATATTTATGAACTCAAAGTATTGGCTTATAACGTGGACGAGGCCGTGGACGGACTGTCCGATCTGGATTTTACAGTTTCCGACGAGAGGGTGGCGAAACTGTCCGTGACGGACGACCGCGTGACGCTGAGCCCCGTCGGCACGGGAGAAGTGACCGTGACCGCCTCGTGGCAGGGCAACGATTCGTTCGGCAAAAACGTGCGCGCGACCGTCACGTTTAACGTGGCGCACCGCGCCGTGCAGGTGCAGACGAGCGCGCAGTTGTTTAAGGAAACAAAGGCGGGAAAAGCCGTGGTTTTGGGCGGAAATATCAAACTCGGTACGAACGCCGCGGGCGAAGTCCTGCCACTTTCCGAACGCGAATCCATGCTCGGGAAAATGAAATCAACCTACAATATCGAATTCTATAAGAATACGAACGCCGAGGAGAACGCGTACGTCAAATACGTTCTTGAATTCAAAAACGACGTGTACGGCAACGGATACTCCATCGATGCCGAATACTTTACCAACGCCAGGGACGGCACGGGACAGCCGCTGCTGTTCCGAGGCCCCTTGTATTTCGTCAGTTACGGGCAGGTCGCTTCCGTCGCGGGGCAGGACAACGCCGCGTTCCTTATCCGTACGGACGGCGTCACGCTGTACAACGTGACCTTGCTCGGGTGCAGCGACGAATCTTTGCAGACGGAGGGCGGCGGTTACGACCTTTCCAATCTGAACAACGTGGGTACGACGTTGGAGATCAATGCAGACGCGCAGATTTTGAACTGCCGCATCCGCAACGGGCGCAACGTTGTGCGCGCATACGGCGGCAACCGCGACGGAAGCAAGTATTTCATCGACAGCCTTTCCGAAAACAAGGGCGCGGAGAATGAGCGCATCGACGTGCGTATCGAAGGCTGCGTCATTTCGCAGGGACGGGAATTTTTGTTGAAGATCGGCGCGAACCGCGCTTTGCGCGCGAGCAAAGCGCTCTCTTCCGACGTTGCGGCGTGCATCGAACCCAACCTTCTCGACGAAAACGGGAACGCGTACCGCGCGCAGAGCAACCAATATCTGAACGACGAATATTTTTACAAAACGTACGTCATGACCGACGTCGTCTTAAAGGACAGCGTGCTGGAAACGAGCGGACTTTTTACCGTCGGAGTGGAAAGTAACTTCTCGGGCACCGTGCTGTATAAAGATTCGGCGGATCAGGGCTTGAATTTCGAGGGCTGGTCGGGTTCGGGCGGCACGTCGTTCGCGTCCGTGCTCCGTCTGGAAGGCGACGTGCGTCTGTACGACTGGAAGGATCTGAGCCTTGTGGACAGCAGTACGCTCATCGACACAGAAATGTCCGATCTGAAACTCAATATCGGCGCAATGCTCGATTTTGTCTGCAGCAAAGATCCCGCGCGCTACGGAAATCTGATCCAGATCGTGGACGGCAAACAGTACGTGCACGGCGGCATCGCTTATTACGGCGGCGGCAAAAATTACGCGCAACTTTCTTTGGCGTCGCAGATCGCCTCTCTGTCCGATTATTCCTGTTATTACGTGAATATCGACGTGTTGAAGGACGCGGAGGGCGACGTGGGTCATCAGGGACAGATCTTACCGCTCGCGGCGGGCACGCAGGATTTCCGTTTTTATATGTACGGATCCGACAGCGCGAACAATTATCAAAAACAGCAGTCCGACACGGCCGCGGGCATAAAGTATGCGGGCGTAAAGGCAGTTCCGTTGTTTTAA
- a CDS encoding fructose-1,6-bisphosphatase translates to MENNEQYFNEYMRVLSAKYPTFQSAAAEIINLDAILRLPKGTEHFLSDVHGEYEAFCHIMNNCSGVIREKIEALYGKVMTKSERDEFATLIYYPAAIIAEMKAKGVAELKEWYAVQLHRLLEVCKTVASKYTRSKVRKSLPRNFDYIIDELINMDRTDFNKEAYYNEIFASIIELNRAEDFIVAITDVIKRLAVDALHIVGDLFDRGENPDKIMDLLMQHHNADLQWGNHDISWMGAHMGNEACILTVVDISLKYCNIDVLEECYGISLRKLAVYAENCMDEDARFYPVETDGLDGDGDRATIAKMRKAVFFMLMKAEGQIIGRRPEYDMDDRQVLTHIDYRKGTVVLDGDEVRLNRCDFITVDPAAPLTYTAAEREVLDGLKRAFSHSEKLTRHVAFMFEKGASFKIFNDNLIFHGCIPLNADGSYMEFEGRRGKELMIYADNTVRAAYNAFLKGETDEKALDFAWYLWCGKRSPLFGREKLTTFERVYIDDEKYHKEKSNAYYRYCNDKAFCEKILRDFGIDGKYSHIVNGHVPVKKKDGESPVKAEGKLIVIDGGFCKAYHEKTGIAGYTLIYNSHGLKLCAHEPFDSVEKAIETRSDIHSEVTVFETRENRLLVRDTDIGRGISCQIDGLQALLEYFRNHRPTDC, encoded by the coding sequence ATGGAAAACAACGAACAATATTTTAACGAATATATGCGGGTGTTGTCCGCAAAATATCCCACGTTTCAGTCGGCGGCGGCGGAGATCATCAACCTCGACGCGATCCTGCGCCTACCGAAGGGCACCGAGCACTTTCTGAGCGACGTGCACGGCGAGTACGAGGCGTTCTGCCATATCATGAACAACTGCTCGGGCGTTATCCGGGAAAAGATAGAGGCGCTTTACGGAAAGGTGATGACCAAGAGCGAGCGCGACGAGTTCGCGACCCTCATCTATTATCCCGCGGCGATCATCGCTGAGATGAAAGCCAAGGGCGTTGCAGAACTCAAAGAATGGTACGCGGTGCAACTTCACAGGCTTTTGGAAGTGTGCAAGACGGTCGCCTCCAAATATACGCGAAGCAAGGTGCGAAAATCCTTGCCCCGCAATTTCGATTATATCATCGACGAACTCATCAATATGGACCGCACCGACTTTAACAAAGAGGCGTATTACAACGAAATTTTCGCCTCCATTATCGAACTGAACCGCGCAGAGGATTTTATCGTCGCAATCACGGACGTCATAAAGAGGCTGGCGGTGGACGCGCTGCACATCGTGGGCGACCTGTTTGACCGCGGCGAAAATCCCGATAAGATCATGGATCTTCTCATGCAGCATCACAATGCCGATCTGCAATGGGGCAATCACGATATATCCTGGATGGGCGCGCATATGGGCAACGAGGCATGTATTCTCACCGTTGTGGATATTTCCCTCAAATACTGCAATATCGACGTTCTGGAAGAATGCTACGGCATATCCCTCCGAAAACTTGCGGTGTATGCCGAAAACTGTATGGACGAGGACGCGCGCTTTTATCCCGTGGAAACCGACGGTCTGGACGGCGACGGGGACCGCGCGACGATCGCGAAAATGCGCAAGGCAGTCTTTTTCATGCTCATGAAAGCGGAAGGGCAGATCATCGGTCGCCGCCCCGAATACGATATGGACGACCGCCAGGTTTTGACGCACATCGATTACCGAAAGGGCACCGTCGTTTTAGACGGGGATGAGGTCAGACTCAACCGCTGCGACTTTATCACGGTAGACCCTGCCGCGCCTCTTACGTACACTGCGGCGGAACGGGAAGTGCTCGACGGGCTCAAACGCGCCTTTTCGCATAGCGAAAAACTGACGCGCCACGTTGCGTTCATGTTCGAAAAGGGCGCGTCCTTTAAGATTTTCAACGACAACCTGATTTTTCACGGCTGTATCCCGCTCAATGCCGACGGCAGTTACATGGAATTCGAGGGACGCAGGGGCAAGGAACTGATGATTTATGCCGACAACACAGTCCGCGCGGCGTACAACGCCTTTTTAAAGGGCGAAACGGACGAAAAAGCGCTGGACTTTGCCTGGTATCTCTGGTGCGGAAAGCGCTCTCCTCTTTTCGGCCGCGAAAAACTGACCACCTTCGAGCGCGTTTACATAGACGACGAAAAATACCATAAGGAAAAGAGCAACGCCTATTACCGCTACTGCAACGACAAGGCGTTCTGCGAAAAAATACTGCGCGATTTCGGCATTGACGGAAAATACAGCCATATCGTCAACGGGCACGTCCCCGTCAAGAAAAAAGACGGGGAGAGCCCTGTCAAGGCGGAGGGGAAACTGATCGTCATCGACGGCGGTTTCTGCAAGGCGTACCACGAAAAGACGGGCATCGCAGGCTATACGCTCATCTACAATTCGCACGGTCTGAAACTGTGCGCGCACGAACCTTTCGACTCCGTGGAAAAGGCGATCGAAACGCGTAGCGACATTCATTCCGAAGTGACCGTATTCGAAACGCGCGAAAACCGACTCCTTGTACGCGACACCGACATCGGGCGTGGGATCTCCTGCCAGATCGACGGTTTGCAGGCGCTGTTGGAATATTTCCGGAATCATCGTCCCACCGATTGCTGA